In Microtus pennsylvanicus isolate mMicPen1 chromosome 12, mMicPen1.hap1, whole genome shotgun sequence, the following proteins share a genomic window:
- the Rhoh gene encoding rho-related GTP-binding protein RhoH — MLSSIKCVLVGDSAVGKTSLLVRFTSETFPEAYKPTVYENTGVDVFMDGIQISLGLWDTAGNDAFRSIRPLSYQQADVVLMCYSVANHSSFLNLKTKWISEIRSNLPCTPVLVVATQTDQRESGPHRASCINAIEGKRLAQDVRAKGYLECSALSNRGVQQVFECAVRTAVNQARRRNRRKFFSINECKIF; from the coding sequence ATGCTGAGCTCTATCAAATGCGTGTTGGTAGGGGACAGTGCCGTGGGGAAGACCTCGCTACTGGTACGCTTCACCTCCGAGACCTTCCCGGAGGCTTACAAGCCCACGGTGTATGAGAATACTGGCGTGGACGTCTTCATGGACGGCATCCAGATCAGCCTGGGCCTCTGGGACACTGCGGGCAACGACGCCTTCAGAAGCATCCGCCCCCTGTCCTAtcagcaggcagatgtggtactgaTGTGTTACTCTGTGGCCAATCACAGCTCATTCCTGAATCTGAAGACCAAATGGATTAGTGAGATCAGGAGCAATCTACCCTGCACCCCAGTGTTGGTTGTGGCCACACAGACTGACCAGAGAGAGTCAGGACCCCACAGGGCCTCCTGCATCAATGCCATAGAAGGGAAGAGACTTGCCCAGGATGTGCGAGCCAAGGGCTACCTGGAGTGCTCAGCCCTTAGCAACCGGGGAGTACAGCAGGTATTTGAATGTGCCGTCCGGACGGCTGTCAACCAGGCCAGGAGACGAAACAGAAGGAAGTTCTTCTCCATCAATGAGTGCAAGATCTTCTAA